The Leptospira terpstrae serovar Hualin str. LT 11-33 = ATCC 700639 genome includes a region encoding these proteins:
- a CDS encoding MGMT family protein — protein sequence MDTAKTKSTNFYDSVYTVVKKIPKGKVTTYGHIALLLGNPRAARAVGYALNALKKEMESKIPWQRVINAKGQISFRGDGFRADLQKKILQSEGVLFDLNNDTLNFDKYGWFP from the coding sequence ATGGACACAGCGAAAACTAAAAGTACGAATTTTTACGATTCTGTTTATACGGTAGTAAAAAAGATTCCCAAGGGAAAAGTTACGACCTATGGACATATTGCATTACTTTTGGGAAATCCAAGGGCCGCAAGGGCAGTAGGATATGCATTGAATGCTCTTAAAAAAGAAATGGAATCAAAAATCCCATGGCAAAGAGTGATCAATGCAAAAGGGCAAATTTCCTTTCGGGGTGATGGTTTTCGTGCAGACTTACAGAAAAAAATCCTTCAATCAGAAGGTGTTCTCTTTGATTTAAACAATGATACATTAAATTTTGACAAGTACGGATGGTTTCCATAA
- a CDS encoding DUF455 family protein: MKVSEYAKHLLLAPNLEDKLLPPSRHWVEETDLKPLRIETPGRSTKLQFSDKKVKIPRLEHLNLESNRGLSLHHFANHELMAIELFAWALLAFPSAPKSVRNGFLKTIEEEQTHLILYLSRMRNFGIDFGDIPLNYIFWKQLGQFGSLESFSAVMSISFEGANLDYAQVYAQVFSYFGDQLTSDIMLTIFEDEVKHVKRGLRAFERSVPKEKNHWDHYRSLIQFPFTPRRAKGYLYLPETRSLAGMDPDFIRSLGSYEDEYTGRVNLESVKKFGLGESILRKNRLDSDSHSR; encoded by the coding sequence ATGAAAGTCTCAGAATACGCAAAACATTTGTTACTTGCTCCAAACTTAGAGGATAAACTATTACCTCCTAGTCGCCACTGGGTAGAGGAAACGGATCTTAAACCTTTAAGAATCGAAACACCTGGACGTTCAACTAAGTTACAATTTTCAGATAAAAAAGTGAAAATCCCTCGTTTGGAACATCTGAATTTAGAATCCAACCGAGGCTTAAGCCTTCATCATTTTGCAAATCACGAACTTATGGCTATTGAATTATTTGCCTGGGCCTTGCTTGCTTTTCCTTCTGCACCAAAATCTGTTCGTAATGGTTTTTTAAAAACAATCGAAGAAGAACAAACTCATTTAATATTATATCTGTCTCGTATGAGAAATTTCGGAATCGATTTTGGTGATATTCCTTTGAATTATATTTTTTGGAAACAGCTAGGCCAATTTGGAAGTTTGGAATCTTTTTCTGCAGTTATGTCAATTTCTTTTGAAGGCGCAAATTTAGATTATGCACAAGTTTATGCACAAGTTTTTTCTTATTTTGGAGATCAACTAACGTCTGATATCATGCTTACTATTTTTGAAGATGAAGTGAAACATGTGAAAAGAGGGCTTCGCGCCTTTGAACGTTCTGTACCCAAAGAGAAAAACCATTGGGATCATTACAGATCCCTGATTCAATTTCCGTTTACTCCTAGGAGAGCGAAGGGATATCTTTACCTACCCGAAACAAGGTCCCTTGCTGGCATGGATCCGGATTTTATCCGATCGCTTGGAAGTTACGAAGATGAGTATACTGGGCGAGTGAATTTGGAATCTGTAAAAAAATTTGGACTTGGTGAGAGCATACTACGAAAAAACAGACTTGATTCTGATTCCCACAGCCGTTAA
- a CDS encoding porin, with product MIKIHNFNFPILLFGLFFSFSLLNAEDTKTQGIEKPVSIQNPLPASLKFGAFVDTYYSHNSNHPLSKERQYTTQAVRNDEFNINLGFVDAKWQEDKIRGRLAFQFGTSVNTNYAAEASKDVSSNQNSVKHIQEAYIGFKLAKDTWLDAGIYFGHIGHESWISSDNWNYTRALALDYVPYYSSGVRLTTKFTDKFQFQFHVMNGWQNITDQNKDKSLGTQFKFLLTPNFTITANQFAGNEAPDYERKQTRFYNNTILEWKVLDWLSFALSGDLGAQKVKESFQYEPWWKEINPTLGIYTNRESRVYNQWYHGTFWASFRYDDLYRLSFRVERFYDPKQVMATTYTRNGFMTNGYTVTFDLLHWNPGLIRFEMIQRESMDPVFETDKSKHTRVERLFVVAASVRY from the coding sequence ATGATAAAAATCCATAATTTCAATTTTCCAATCCTATTATTCGGGTTGTTTTTTTCTTTTTCTCTTCTGAATGCAGAAGATACAAAAACGCAAGGTATAGAAAAACCTGTTTCTATACAAAATCCTCTTCCCGCTAGTTTGAAGTTTGGTGCCTTTGTTGATACTTATTATTCACATAATAGCAATCATCCGTTATCGAAAGAACGCCAATATACTACGCAGGCAGTACGTAACGATGAATTTAATATCAATTTAGGGTTTGTCGATGCCAAGTGGCAGGAAGATAAAATCAGAGGAAGGTTGGCTTTTCAGTTTGGAACATCGGTAAATACAAATTATGCAGCAGAAGCAAGTAAGGATGTTAGTTCCAATCAAAATTCAGTAAAACACATTCAAGAAGCCTATATTGGTTTTAAGTTAGCAAAAGACACCTGGTTAGATGCAGGGATTTATTTTGGTCATATAGGGCATGAGTCTTGGATATCTTCAGATAACTGGAATTATACAAGGGCTTTGGCGTTAGATTACGTTCCTTATTACTCTTCAGGAGTTCGTCTCACAACCAAGTTCACTGATAAGTTTCAATTTCAATTTCACGTGATGAATGGTTGGCAAAACATTACTGACCAGAATAAAGATAAGTCTCTCGGTACTCAGTTTAAGTTTTTACTAACACCAAATTTTACAATTACGGCAAATCAATTTGCGGGGAATGAAGCTCCCGATTATGAACGTAAACAAACTAGATTTTACAATAACACTATTTTAGAATGGAAGGTATTGGATTGGTTGTCATTTGCGCTTTCTGGCGACTTAGGAGCACAAAAAGTAAAAGAATCATTCCAATACGAACCTTGGTGGAAAGAAATCAATCCTACTTTAGGAATTTATACCAACAGAGAGTCGAGGGTTTATAACCAATGGTATCATGGAACTTTTTGGGCCAGTTTTCGATACGATGATCTTTACCGGTTGAGTTTTCGTGTGGAAAGGTTCTATGATCCGAAACAAGTAATGGCGACTACGTATACGCGGAATGGATTTATGACAAACGGTTACACTGTTACATTTGATCTATTACATTGGAATCCTGGTCTGATTCGTTTTGAAATGATCCAAAGAGAATCCATGGATCCTGTTTTTGAAACGGATAAAAGTAAGCACACTCGCGTAGAACGTTTGTTTGTCGTGGCTGCTTCTGTTAGATATTAG
- the thiD gene encoding bifunctional hydroxymethylpyrimidine kinase/phosphomethylpyrimidine kinase produces the protein MTKDLPITLTIAGSDSGGGAGVQADLKTFSSLASFGTTVFTCLTAQNPDGVSGIFEISPDFVSAQLKAVAGYFPIKAAKTGMLYSAEIIKTVAEFFYENPDIQLVLDPVMVATSGAKLLKDDAILSLTNDLIPLAKLITPNLDEASLLLGEKIHQYDQLVPMAEKLFQKYNVPILLKGGHLPNATEATDVLFDGKSSYLFSKPFLKGKNTHGTGCTYSAAITSFLAHGKNLPEAVGSAKEYLHLTLEDEIKTGPINHLNHFPEPTN, from the coding sequence ATGACAAAAGATTTACCCATTACCTTAACAATTGCCGGTTCTGATTCCGGAGGTGGTGCTGGCGTGCAGGCGGATCTCAAAACTTTCTCGTCTCTCGCATCTTTTGGAACTACTGTCTTTACATGTTTGACTGCACAAAATCCAGATGGAGTGAGCGGTATATTTGAAATCTCTCCTGACTTTGTATCTGCCCAACTAAAAGCAGTCGCAGGATACTTTCCTATCAAAGCAGCAAAAACAGGAATGTTGTATTCTGCTGAAATCATCAAAACTGTTGCTGAATTTTTTTATGAAAACCCTGATATACAATTGGTTCTTGATCCAGTGATGGTAGCCACAAGTGGAGCAAAACTCTTAAAAGACGATGCAATTCTATCTTTGACCAACGACCTTATACCACTTGCCAAGCTAATTACGCCTAACTTAGATGAGGCGTCGCTTCTCTTGGGTGAAAAAATTCATCAATACGACCAACTGGTCCCTATGGCAGAAAAGTTATTTCAAAAATACAATGTTCCTATTCTTTTAAAAGGGGGGCATTTACCAAATGCTACAGAAGCTACCGATGTTTTGTTTGATGGGAAATCCTCCTATCTATTTTCAAAACCTTTTTTGAAAGGTAAAAACACCCATGGAACAGGCTGCACCTATTCCGCTGCGATTACGTCCTTCCTTGCTCACGGCAAAAACTTACCAGAGGCAGTTGGTTCTGCAAAAGAGTACCTTCACCTAACCTTAGAAGACGAAATCAAAACTGGCCCCATCAATCATTTAAATCACTTTCCAGAACCAACCAACTGA